The Mercurialis annua linkage group LG7, ddMerAnnu1.2, whole genome shotgun sequence genome includes the window TATTTCTAGGGTATGCGACTGGAGTTAAAGGGTACAGACTGTGGTGCACAGAGATGGATAGAACTCCAAAACTGATTATTAGTAGAGACGTAACCTTTGATGAATCTACTATGTTTGGCCAGAAAGAGGAACTTGGTGATCTTGCAGGAAAAACTGATCTGGGTGCTAGCCAGAAGGTGGAGTTTGTAGCTCCAAATAGGATTACTACTGATCCTATAAACGAGCCTAATGAAGAAGTGGTAGAAGATAGTATAGCAATAAGGAGAGGAAGAAGGCAAATCAGAACACCAATGAGATATGTGGATTGTGTTGATACGGTTGATACTAATCCTATGGCTTATGCTTTGGCAATAAGTGAGATCATTGATTCCGATGAGCCGCAGTCGTATAAAGAGTCAGTGCAGAGTAGAGAAGCATATGCCTTGGTTAATGTACGCAGTGCATGAGGCCCTTAAGGGGCATGGATGGCAGAGAGAGAGTTGGTCTTGGTTAACTTTGACTTTGGAGTAATTTTAAGTTAAGGTGGAGAGTTTATTCTGTGATGCAATTTGGTGGCCTTTGTGATTTGTTGAAGAAGGTTTCAGGATTAATCTTGTTGGGTGTATTcgccaaggtggagattgttgagttatggctcatattgtttctatttggattaggatatattgttcctatttagattaggatacttaatcctttgtttagcattgttttccttttaggatttatagtctagtttcttattggattaggacttaaattgtgtcttaagggttcactataaatagaggtgatgaccctattgtaaacacacaacaaacatatagaataaattctctctctgccgtggagtagatcgcattgatcgaaccacgtaaaaaatcttgtgtgattcttttatcttctcttatttattttctgctgcgCTAACACCAACATTTACGTTCTCTATAGGCCTCTGTTTTGAAATGGAATCTAAATTGGTTTATTATTCAATCGTTTTAATCACGGCTGATCGAaccacttaaaaaaaaattctaattctatattttatatgtttaatttaaaatattctaCTTTATAATGTTTTATTGAAGAAGTCTAGTTAGTAGTATTTCTTAAGTTGtccttttatatattttctctatcttAACATTTGAACACACTTTACAAAATAGTTATAGTTGAAGTTAtcattaattttgacaaaaaagttatcattaatcataaaagtaaggcttaaatgcacaaaaaatcaccaattttcgcatgtttatggtatttaacacgaacttttaattttggcgtaaaaatacataaactatcaaatttttgcatataagaccaaatttgcatttttttttcaaaaaatgatGTAGTTTTAAGGCAAAAGCGGTGCTGTTTTAGGGGCGAGACGATGTCGTTTTATGCCCAAATTGATGTTCgagttattattgcaaaaatcagatagttcgtgtatttttatgccaaaattaaaagctcgtgttaaataccaaaaatacgcaaaagttggtgattttttatgcatttaagcctaaaaGTAATAAGTAATAaggataaaatataaatttatgtctTCTAAAAATGAGTAACAAAAACAGATTTCTTAAGTAGGACGTAGTGAGTACAATATAcagtataaaatatatatttaacatatgaaattctcttaaaataattttttatatatttttttgtagttttcagaaagaaaaataaataaagaaaaattatgaaaatcaaCATGCTTGTATGGTTTAATCTGTTCGATAATTTAtcaattcatatattttttttcggtTCAAAGCGATTGAACCATTTTTCTGGTTTTAataagatattttaattttaaaaaattatagtttaggAGAGCAAGTAATTTCCATTGACTTTAAAGACTCAAGTTTTTTCTTCTcttcaaaaataacaaaaagaaaaaaaagaaatttctaCATTCAACAGTCAACTCTCTAGAAATTGTATAAAAACCCCAATTACCACGAATTTCATATAATCCCACAACATAAGATCAAGAAATTTCAAGAAAAGTACACTccaaaatcaagaaaatcatCCCATCAAAACCTTTCTTTCTAAATATCTCTATGTTCCTGTCACATGAACACCCTATAATGCCAAAACAAATGGTAGTAGACCCACCTTTCCTCCACCACAAACCACCGCCTTCCGCCATGGACTTCGCCGGCATGGAAGCTGAAGTCAATGATCGCTCATTATTCTCACACAGAAACACATATGATCTAAACAGCAAGATCATGCTCACAGCAATTATTTCTCTATCATTTGTTGTTGTTCTAGTTATAGTACTTCACATTTACGCAAGATGTATCCTCAGACGCCATGCTCGCCGGAGGTCTATTATTGGCCGCCTAGGGTTAGCCACCATCTCCAGCGAGCCACGGCGGACCGGTCTTGATCCGGGGGTCATTGCTTCACTCCCAATATTTGTTTATAAGCAAACCAATAATAGTGTTgatcaagaaaatcaagaatgtGCGGTTTGTTTAAGTTTTCTTGAAGATCAAGAAATGGCTATGGTTTTACCTAATTGTAGACATACTTTTCATGCCGAGTGCATTGATAAATGGCTGGCTTCACATTCTACTTGTCCTATTTGTCGAACCGAGGCTGAGCCACGGATTCAGCCCGTCTCGAGAGAGGGTCCGGTGGCCGGTCCAGCCATAGCTCCGCCGCTTGAGGGTAGTAATGGCAAGGCTAGTGGTTCATCGATGTCTCGGTTGAGCTCATTTCGAAGGATACTTAGTCGAGAAAGATCATCGAGACGAATTCAAGCTGAGATTCGTCAAGAAGAAGGTTTTGAAGATCTTGAGAGACAATAATTTAATTAGGTATATAGAGTTTTTGAAGGTATTtcattaattgtttatttttcattCATAAAATCTAGTACATAATACAAGATATCATACTTGTCATAAACATACTTCAATGTTGTATTGGcttgaaatatttaattgtaGTGATGGTATAGCACTActataaaaatatgttaatACAGTTAATTCACTGTCGGATTATCGATTGACAAATGTTATTGTTATCGACCGTTAATTAAAGAATTGTTCGATACATATTCCATTGCCACTTCCTCTTGTTTAGTTCGAAATTTACCAATTACTAATTTGTTTATCGGTAGTTCGATGTTTTTTAGTAAAGAATTTGTACATTACTGATTaatgtataaattttattttttggaacTATATTGTTATTGTGATATAAATTCTGGGTTAATGTGGGTCATTTTAGCTTTACTATGTATTGATTAACTGCCATTTGCTTGAAGAAGAAACCAAATAGAGGGGAAGACTTGAGTATTAGGTAATTAATCTAAAAAGATTATAAATGGTGGAAGAAAATTCAACTAATACATTATTTTTCTTGGGTTCAAATAAATAATGGATGAAAAGTCAAGATCTTTGACTCTTGACATTTGGTAGGTAGCTATAATTcatgttagttttttttatatgaataattCATTAACAAACAAATCTTGACTATTTGTACCTTAACTTCTTTTAATTTTCTGATATTTTTCTTGTATATAAATTGACCCAATTGCTTAGAGATATATTTTTCTTCTAATTAATTCTCATTAATTATACATGCATGTAGGTATAAAATAGTAGTAATTAGTAGCTGCAATGTAAAAATATTCCAAACCCGAAGAATAGAAGTTAGGAgtgtaattgattttggaggttattggcttttttaaaattacaaaatggttaTTGTACTTTACAACGCATTAAATAGTTACggaacttttaaatttgtgatTCCGGGAGATTTTAAATTGATGTTCggtaaaattatacatatatggcgatcaaattttagttatttatgataaataacACCTTATTTTTACATATATACATACTCAATTAAAAATAGACACAAAATTTTGTACTCCAGAGTCCAGCCACCAAAAATTCTTCTCTTTGGaataaagtaataatttagTAACTATATTGTTATGTTTAAAAATTAGGAGGGTAATGAAGGCATGGCTTGAGCCCCTTAATTTGACCTGGATTAACATCCATAATCAAATCTAGCCTAAGCCTACGTGGATAGATTATGTTTTTCCAAAATTGATGCTAATTTTTAGCAGACCCTTTAAATAAATAGCCGACTCTAGAAAAAAGTTTCAATTGGACGTTCAGTGTACACATTCGGAGCACTgaacaaaatcaaattttttattttatttttgaaattcagaatcaattttataaaagttcaaattattttatattaaatcaaAAGAAACCAGTCATTTCAAATTCTTCATTTCAATTTCtatcaaaattaaactaatcttttttttatcacCGAAACAAACTTTTCAGCGTAATTCGATTAATCAGTTTCCGTACGATGTGAAGTAGAGTTGGAACTCGAATTTACTTAGATTTTCAAGCCTTCTCAAACGACATCCGAGTTATTCGAGGTTGAGCTCGACTCTAGATTACCGATCATGGTCAATCATTCAAGAATGTGGTCAGTTTAAACATTACCAGATGCAAATCTATCTAAAGAATGTAATAAAAACAGTAAGCAAGAAGTCCTCGAGACATCTATAATAAACAGAgattttcttgaattttccAAAACTGCTTCATGATGTCAAGTCCTCATTACACAAATGAGCCTAAACACCGATTAATTTATGCGATTAGCGACAAATACAAGGATTTCAATCTActtaattatgttaattaaacTACAAGCTAAGTGGAAGATGAATGATGAATACTACTAATTCCCTATGTTCTCAATAAAAGATTTTGAATGAACTCTTTAGTTCTATACTCCAATTATGATCCCAAGTATGACAAATAAATTACAGGTGATTATGGGCCAATACCATGTGCCTGCAATCGGACTGCTTCCACTCAAATCGGCACTGTCCGTCCCCATCCCCATTGATGTTGTCGTTGTCGTTGTTGAATTCGAATTCATCCCTTTGTTCACCGATAAGCTGCAAGTCAATCCCAATGTATCATTCCATACTTCAGATGAACTCAAGCAGAATATGTAAATTTAAAGCTAGAAAGAAAATCCACAACATAATATTTTCTCTCAAGTCAAATGTCTCATAACTGATAAGTtatatgttgcacgaaaacttatCAAAACTTATGTTTTGGTGCTCAGTCCAATTCCGGAAAACACTACTGAAACTcgaaaactttatatttataacatatttttGTAAGAAAACATGGATTTGGGTTTCTTATTTGGCATTTGTTTCCTATTTCAGTGTGACATTGCTGATAAGCTAGGTAGCATGGACATGGGAAAAACCGGACACTTAAACACGAACACGGAAAAATAAAACGGGACGTTTGGATACGGACACGGGAAACATGACACTTCGACACGGCTAAACGGAGTTATTAAAAAGagaagtttcgtgtccgaaatGTCAAGTTTCCGGGCACGTTTTTAACAAGGGACACATTGATCGAATGAATTTGTTCGAGCTACCTAGCTGATAAGTTGAGTACTACTAATCTCAAATTGCATTACTGAATGCTTTAGGCAATTTGCAACAATCTACACAAATTCTGTTTTTGTTTAATCAACCAAATTACAGTAAAATGCCAATTACCTGGAGGGAAATTTACATCCATTATGGCCTGCAAAAAACAGAACaaattaactaataattaacAACCAATAAGAACAGAATAATCACCagattaacaaaacaaaacaaagattCACACTAAACCCAGATCCAAAACCAACCCAAATCAACAaaccaacttaaaaaaaaaaccccaaAATAAgcttaaatcaaataaaaataacatactAGGGTTTAAAGAAGTGAGAGCAGCAGTGTTACTGAAAAAACAAGCATCATCACTCAACCCATTTCtcaaataataatcattaaaagCCCAAGAAGCAGTGATTTGAATATCATTTAAATCATAACAAGGCCCTCCATTCTGAATCGGGTTACAATTAGCTCCACCCGGACCACAAGCCCAGTCAATCGCCGCCTGTAGCGACTGATCATCAGCGTTATTCTTTGCTACACACCATAGATCTCTTGGTGCAACGCCGCCGTTTTGCTTTTGAGAAATTGAAGTAAGTGGGAAAGAAAATATTGTTAGAAGCAAGACAAGAGTGTTGAAACACATGGTTTAAAGTTCAAGAAACTGATTTGAAAATGGGGAAATTGAAGAGTAAGTGATTAAGTAAAAATATGAccgttagaatttttttattttgggttcgGAGATCTAAAGAAAGAAATaaagagaagaagatgaagggAGTGAGAGTAAATTACAGACAAGATCGTAAATGTGTTATGTTTTGTCAGTTTCTTACGGTTACTTTACTGGCGGCAACTGACCTTtcggttttttttatttgtttttttgggTGTGGGGAATTATTGTGTGTGGACTGCGGTGGTGGTCGAACTAGACCTGTTCATAGGCCTGGATAATTTATTCATTCGGTTTTGTTAGATTGTTCGCCTTGATCCGAATTCAGACAGATCTAGTTTGAGCTAAAGCTTGAACAATTCTGTTACTTTACGGATAGATTCggcttattatttttaataatttttttatataagtttgaaaaaaattcaacccAGACTCATATACAGAATATGAGAGTCGTATTTGAATAACAAAATATGATGTCCGGATTAGTGGAATTGAGTTCAAACGGAAGCTGTTTTTTCATTCATATAATGAGAAATAAAACTTTTTTTCTGCAAGGACTTATTTATCATCCTTATAACCTATATTTTCATTTGAGAACTAAGATTATGTCTTTTAATGTCTATTTTACAAGTGATACCAGATTCAGACTGCACATGAACttacataaaaatagaaaagcaTGTTCCGAACTCGGTCCATAAACAAATTTAGATGGAACAAGAGGGTCCTAAAATCATAAATCTTCTTCACATATTATATGTTCTTAActaattaagaattaaattatGTTCTTCATATAAACCTTTGAAATACATCTCgatataattttcatttcattGTTGGACTTATACTATCATTTTGTTTAAGACggtattataaattatttatttaaaaaataaagtttaaccAATGAGTAATagttcaaatgatataaacgtttggcggtAATTTTTTTAGTCGTGGAGTCAATTTTTCTCACAAACTCTctcttttcaattatatatatatatataaaaattaacttatttcTTAGTttgttactccctccgtcccactctaattgacaaaataactaaattacaataactaatacaaactaataaatgacatagataGTTACTTGTATACCCTTCTATTGATAATAGAgttaattaatgctattagtatattagtcaaattttcattaaatattcaccataAGAGACATGACTTTAAATAAGTATAAATAtggaaaattaaaagaaaaaattatatatgttagttttgtcaattaaaatgggacaccaaaaactccatattttgtcaattagagtgggacggagggagtattttcaTTTGTAGTTATTTGTTTACATTGAATAGGAAAATAcaatatatcttttatattgttttatatttgaaaagattaataataaaaagataaaataatataatataaagtaataaaaaaatataattaaactgatttttattTCACTTTGAACAAATGACTATAATTGAATATGATGGTTAATATTGACAATTCTAAATGTTTGGacagtaaaaagaaattaaaaaaaaatggttaaaCTAAAAAGTAAGATGGCATTGCACTTAGCCCATTAAGTGGGACATTTCCGGCCCTTATAGCTTGGTAAGATGAGTCCATCTGAGCCCACCATAACATCACATTTGGGGTGCATGCGATGGCGCTTAGTATCCCATAACTTTGTTTTATATCGGACAGTTGATATCAACTCTAAACGCAATCCCACCATTCCTTTTGCCAGATCATCGGCAAACTCCATCCAACGCTGATTATTCGTCGTTAATGGTGACAACGGTAACACATGAAAAATAAGGCCAGTGTGTTTGGGCCCTTGATAAAACGGGTCGGATAAACGAGTAGATCCAATTAAAAGATCTTTATAAAAGACCGACCCAGTAAAAGAATCATAATAAATACCTATTCTCGGGTTCCTATTGCGAACCGTGACATTGAAAGTTATCCGGATATTTTGAAGCCCATTGGGCTGACCCGAACCCGTAACTATAAAATCATGGATGTGAAATTTTGGAGGATGTGGGCGGAGACTAAGCCATAAAATTAATACAATTAAGGCAGTAAAGAAGATAGTTGTACATATAATGGCTGCATGTAGGAAGGTGGGGCGGGTTGGGCGGGTATTCGGGTAAGCCATTGGTACACCGGCTCAAAAGAAAGAGAAACCGAAGATGATAGACGTAATGTAAACAGAAAAGATTGAAACAATGAGAAGATCAAAGAATTTATTAGGGTTTTATAGATCGAGTTGAAGAATTTATTAGGGTTTTATAGATCAAGTTAAAGAATTTATTAGGGTTTTATAGATCAAATTAAAGAATTTAAGCCTTTTTGCATGGAGCAAGTTTAGAACAATGtgctttgaaaaaaaaaacaatgtgctcaaatagttttttatttttattgtggacccaattgcaacaaaataattttataatgacTTAAATTATATTAACCATAGAAGCATTGTTGGGTTTGCAAGGCAAGGTCCTACTAGCACAGTGGAGAACACTATTCTCTGGTCATTATAAATTTTGTTGCTAGTAATCTTCAATGACAATTGACATGTTTTTGTATATGTGAAGATTACATAATactatctaaaaataataaagatagcACCGGATGCCTCGTCCATTTTTACTTTTACTTTATACCCCGCCGTAAtaaattttacaataaaaacTCTAAGTAGAAGCTTCCTAactttaaaatgatttatatgaGACAAATAGGCTAAAGTTAGTGCTGGCAATTTCCGACAAAGTTTATTTATACGAGACAACACGACACGAAGTTAAGCGGATTAAGTTTATATGAATTTGGATCATAAACGAGTCAACTTATTTACGACACGGTTAAGCAACATGTTAATATGAGAAGTATATTTGGACTTTTTTTCACTCCAATTTGGACAAACAACTATAATTGAAAGTGGAAATTGAAAAATCGgccaaaattgaaattttttaaaaaggtgaagtcataaacaaaaaaatcaaaaagataaaatatattttaaataattaagcctttcattaaaaaatatgttaaacATGTTAAACATGTCATTAGTAAATATTATAGataagttaaatattttttttaataataagttaaatatattattaataaatgtgtTAAACAAGTTAAACATGTTCTATTATGACCTGTTTTCGTAACAAATTCGGCTTATGTTACCCTATTTAATGAACATGTCGTGTTAGGGTTTGACCGTCTGACATGATTAATTAAACGTGTCGTATTCAGATTGGAAACATCTGTCTATTTGTCAATGGTATCCAACATGGTGCCACAAATTGGCACCtcctgtattttttttattattggttttaacataatttaaaattgatctCAACATAATCGATATATAGTATCGTCATAATTTTAAAGATCATAATCACTTCAAGTTCACTTCAGCTTGAGGTGTcaagttttaattaaatgaatctgtactatttatttttttggtgtatccaaaataaattctaaagttttaattttttaatgatttaattccatttttcaaagcgttataaaaaaatttcaacatttttttatttttgcattttgtagctCAAAATTGTTTTCCGGCCATTTTTGCATACGTGGCAGATTGGAGTGCTATGTTAGATACATGTATTGACAAATTAAATCTCATTATTTCGTACTTTTTCACTACATAGTCTaaagataattaaattgattaattttagttttaattatcttttcaatttttttcttttataactttttaaatatacaaatagtttataaattattaattttccttatttttaattgattttaatgataaaacgttcaaaattaatttcgacaaaaatcaaattaaaagagcatgattagtttggtttggttgtATATTCTAGATCAGATAATTAATCTAACGCCGACTATTCGTTATCAACGACAACAACACATGATAAATAAGAGCAGTGTGTTTGGACCCTTGATAGAATGAGTCTGATAAACGGGTAGATCTAATtgcaatattttttaataaaccgatccggtaaaaaatcataaaaaataaccATTTCAGTTTCCATTACGACCAGTAAAAAAATTTCTTACATGAATCTAATTCGCCATATAAGACTATGAATCACTTATAAAATAcatgatataattaaaatattactactataatatatatttaattgatgAGTCATAATTTTACGTGgcaaattaaatttagaaaCGCATTTTTCCAAACTGTAGCATTGAAAGTTATTCCGACATTTTGGAGTCTGCTAGGTTGATACGAACCCGTAATTATTAAAATCTAAGGATGTAAAATTTTGAAGGACTTGGGCGAAGACTGAACCACAAAACTAAGAGAATAAACGCAGCAAAGAAGAAAGAGATATACTCGAATTATATTCAATCTCCGGTGATATCACACAAAAGATTAAAAGATAGTCAAATCAAACTCCATTTTGGtgacatttaaatattataaaataaatgctACAGTTGAGATTTAATTGTTTGTATATGGAGAACAAAATAAGGTTGCTTTGTAGCATTACATGAAAATTTAGAAACACTAAGACTTTGACACACATTAACCTTATCTGTCaacaacaattaaaaataatgaagaCAGCATAGATGTTTTAATCAATAATGCAAAAGAATTTCCCGTTATTTCTATATCAACTTAGAAGTTGCTTAGTAAAGaagattaacaaaaaaaattaattactgttttattattaatatttatactttctttttgataattgaataGAGGAGCGTTGtgaaagaaaataaatccaCGGTCTTTACAGTTTGATGTCTAACATTTATACCATTTAAGCTACACCTTGTTAGTagtatttatttatacatttttgtGTCggtgaattttaattttaatttatattaatttgtgCAACTAGAGCTTTTAGTTTTATTAGTCTAtgcaattaaaatataactccTACTCGCTCTGTCTCGATAGAATTATCCACTTTatttttatcacacagtttaagaaaaacagttagtattatttatggataaaaaatttcttacttttcttattATATCTCTATTTAATATAGAGGCCACTTATAAttaactttcaatttactcattagtggattttaaatagggttaatataaaaaaatttaatgtaaaaattaattatttttaaaggtgAACAAGTATCTtgggacaatttttttttcaaaatgaacaactctattgggacggagaaAGTATACTCTTAATGGCGATCactgaaattgaaaaatttaggcctaatgccataaaaaaaccccgaccttttagcctcttttcaattctaccccgacgttaaaaatttgtcaattttaccctattttgcatttttgtgtttcaattgtaccccgaaatattaaattaacgtctttttcatttggaaaaaatttaaaaacattctccatgtctagcatatattaattgtatgtttttaaaatttatttaaatttagttaaattaattaaaaatttaaattagtgttaatttgattatggtttttagttagtttttaaaaataaagaacttatttgtattttttttaataaaaaagaattaatttcatctttagacttagttaattgaatgatttcatcatttaaataaaaaaattaacaaaaattaaaaaattggggtacaattgaaaacggaaaatttaaaagtgggtaaaattgacaatttttcaacgtcggggtggaattgaaaaaaagtttaaagatgaggggtttttgagtgattaggccgaAATTTATGGCttgttgtaatttaatttttatcttttaattttgataatgatagttaaattgtattttttttctgttGCAATAATACTTGATAGCCAAACTTGTTATATCAATTAGGGTATTaagctattattattttttaatgaataatgaTATATGAAAAGTTACAAGAAATAGCAGAAAATTCAAAACTATTCGAAAGATTTTGTATAAAAGGTATAATTTGACTGTTACTATAacgaaaaaatacaatttaactattattacataaattaaaaatttgaattaaattgcaataatttttaaaagtttgaatttttttaccaaaaacttatttaattagtGGTAACATAATTTTAAGCTGTGTGAGTATATAATGTATAGTCTTAACTTTCTTGCTATTGGCATGAACTCTTTATTGTTGTTTATTGATAAAGAAAATAatacaatcaatttttttttaattattgaggAAATAAAAAGAGATTAGCAATGAAATTctcaataaatataatttaataacaactattaattattatgttaacatttgttaattataaataaggtcaaatgaccaaaaaaaagccaaaatttacataaaatttttacaaaagttcaaacctttcaattttatccaatttatcctaaaatgcatgatttcgtttcaattatatccaactaCAACTTATGTATGGTATTTCCACATTagcgccacgtaggcgccatatgagcaaaattacataattgaatataattgaaacgaaatcatatattttaggacaaattggataaaattaaaaggtttggacttttgtgaaactttgaTGAAAGGGTCGGTCTTTTTTGATCATTTGGCctataattaaattcttcttgAATTATtgcttaatttgtttttttattgtaattttatgttctttataatttatatatttaaattaatatcaatattCAAATctcctcaattttttttttcactttgttaaattttattttttccaatATTTATAAATTCGATACTgcttgtaattatttttatttaaagagtatacatttatttttattaaattggacACCTaccaattatttatttgttttttaaaccCTAACAATGTGCATAACATATATCTAGAACATAGTAAAAACATGAATATTAGCCTGAGAATTCTTCATTCATCCGCTGCATCTTCACAAAAGGATTAACAGCCATATTTGGTGGATAACTTGCGATGCAATCTTTCCAAACATTTTGATCCTCCAAGTTCTTCATAACCTTCCAAACACAATTATTACACTTAAATCCTGCTCCAAGGCTTATCATTAATATCTTGTCACCTTTCTTGAGCCTTTTCTTAGCCTCCATGTACCCTAACACGTACCATAAACCGCCCGACGATGTGTTTCCGAATCGATATAGTGCCATTCGAGTTGGTTCGACATCATACTTGCTTAGTCTTAAGTTCTCACCGACTTTATCGAC containing:
- the LOC126656103 gene encoding RING-H2 finger protein ATL40-like, with product MFLSHEHPIMPKQMVVDPPFLHHKPPPSAMDFAGMEAEVNDRSLFSHRNTYDLNSKIMLTAIISLSFVVVLVIVLHIYARCILRRHARRRSIIGRLGLATISSEPRRTGLDPGVIASLPIFVYKQTNNSVDQENQECAVCLSFLEDQEMAMVLPNCRHTFHAECIDKWLASHSTCPICRTEAEPRIQPVSREGPVAGPAIAPPLEGSNGKASGSSMSRLSSFRRILSRERSSRRIQAEIRQEEGFEDLERQ
- the LOC126654721 gene encoding PLASMODESMATA CALLOSE-BINDING PROTEIN 5-like, with translation MCFNTLVLLLTIFSFPLTSISQKQNGGVAPRDLWCVAKNNADDQSLQAAIDWACGPGGANCNPIQNGGPCYDLNDIQITASWAFNDYYLRNGLSDDACFFSNTAALTSLNPSHNGCKFPSSLSVNKGMNSNSTTTTTTSMGMGTDSADLSGSSPIAGTWYWPIITCNLFVILGIIIGV
- the LOC126656631 gene encoding NDR1/HIN1-like protein 2, with translation MAYPNTRPTRPTFLHAAIICTTIFFTALIVLILWLSLRPHPPKFHIHDFIVTGSGQPNGLQNIRITFNVTVRNRNPRIGIYYDSFTGSVFYKDLLIGSTRLSDPFYQGPKHTGLIFHVLPLSPLTTNNQRWMEFADDLAKGMVGLRLELISTVRYKTKLWDTKRHRMHPKCDVMVGSDGLILPSYKGRKCPT